Proteins encoded by one window of uncultured Methanobrevibacter sp.:
- the thiE gene encoding thiamine phosphate synthase encodes MNNLDLTLYLVTNNSKNEEKFLNIIEESLKGGVTVVQLREKKAETLNFYNLALKVKEITQKYNVPLIINDRIDIALAIDADGVHVGQSDMPAKIARSMIGKDKILGVSAATITEAKKAQSDSADYIGVGAVYPTNTKDDATSVSKKELKEIVNSIDIPVVAIGGITQKNTHELTDCGINGISVVSAIMNAENPRIASESLLKEFKAKNS; translated from the coding sequence ATGAATAACCTAGATTTAACCCTTTATCTTGTAACTAACAATAGTAAAAATGAAGAAAAGTTCTTAAATATTATAGAAGAATCTCTGAAAGGAGGGGTTACTGTAGTTCAACTTAGAGAGAAGAAGGCTGAAACTTTAAACTTCTATAATTTAGCTTTAAAAGTTAAAGAAATCACACAAAAATATAATGTTCCTTTAATAATTAATGATAGAATTGATATTGCATTAGCTATTGATGCTGACGGTGTGCATGTTGGACAAAGTGACATGCCTGCTAAAATAGCAAGATCAATGATTGGAAAAGATAAAATTTTAGGAGTATCTGCAGCAACTATAACCGAAGCTAAAAAAGCTCAAAGTGATAGTGCAGATTATATTGGAGTCGGTGCAGTTTATCCAACAAATACTAAAGATGATGCAACTTCAGTATCTAAAAAAGAGCTAAAAGAAATAGTAAATTCTATTGATATTCCTGTAGTAGCTATTGGCGGAATTACACAGAAAAATACCCATGAACTAACTGACTGTGGAATCAATGGAATATCTGTTGTTAGTGCTATTATGAATGCTGAAAACCCAAGAATAGCTAGTGAAAGTTTATTAAAAGAGTTTAAAGCGAAAAATAGTTAA